A window of Armatimonadota bacterium genomic DNA:
GATGCGGAATCTGAAATCGGCGCTGACAGCGTCTAGGACAATAGAGCTGGAGAGAGGCGGTGACAGCGCAGGGGCAGGGATACCCGGCTGACATACGCCATGATGAATACTGAAAGCGGCGCGCAGCAAGATGACCTCAGCCCAGGATGGCAATCGGTGCACGACCGACTTCAAGAGGCCTGCGGGCTGCTGCGCAAGGCTGCCTGGAGCCGACCGCACAAAGCGGCATCGTGCATGGCCGCTGTCCCCACGGCTACCGCATCTGCGCCAGCCTCCATCGCTCGCCGCGCATCGCCAACACTCCTAATGCCGCCGCCCGCCACCAGGAACACGCCGTGTTCCTTCAGGCGCTGGATGAAGTCCCGGCCTCTGTCTGTGGCGACCTCGCCAAGGTTGGCATGGACCAGGCGGACGCCCACTGCGGCCATCTCGCCCACTGCTTGCTCGTCGTCAGGCATCCTGGTGACCCCAATCTTGGCAATCAAGGGGGTGCGCACAGCCTGGAGGCAGGCCGTAAGGTGCTGCCGCAGCCGAGGCCAGTTCTCCCGCCACAGCAGCGCGCAACTGAGGCCAACACTGACGAACATGTCCATCCCCGAGTGCAGGCAGAGAGAAACGTAGTCCGCCCCCGCGTCCTCGGCGGCGAGCATGAAGTCAATGGTGTCATCGAGATCCACACCGACCACGCTCACCCCTACCGCAGCGCCACTCTCCCTG
This region includes:
- a CDS encoding HisA/HisF-related TIM barrel protein, which encodes RESGAAVGVSVVGVDLDDTIDFMLAAEDAGADYVSLCLHSGMDMFVSVGLSCALLWRENWPRLRQHLTACLQAVRTPLIAKIGVTRMPDDEQAVGEMAAVGVRLVHANLGEVATDRGRDFIQRLKEHGVFLVAGGGIRSVGDARRAMEAGADAVAVGTAAMHDAALCGRLQAALRSSPQAS